From one Astatotilapia calliptera chromosome 10, fAstCal1.2, whole genome shotgun sequence genomic stretch:
- the p2rx1 gene encoding P2X purinoceptor 1 isoform X2: MKNQITSALSDFFFEYETPRQVLVRNRRVGVVCRLIQLGVLVYIIGWVFIYEKGYQSTDTAVSSVFTKMKGVGYTNNSGGERVWDVADYVFPSQGDSSFVVMTNYIMTEGQSMGTCPELPGKHNCNTDADCEGGSFKRTGNGEMTGVCVNRTKTCEVLAWCPVEDDRDVPDPPLLLSAENYTLFIKNSVTFPAFGVSRSNLVEDVDSNYISSCLYHPLSAPLCPIFKLGDIIKLSGLNFQTVAKVGGAIGIVVDWTCNFDVHVKHCKPEYTFHGLYGSKEGSSVGYNFRFARHYMEDKIQKRTLLKVFGIRFDIIVQSLARKFDIIPTLTAIGSGVGIFGVATVVCDLVLLYLLPKREFYKNMKFKYTDTQVQDSESVGVDTNVYYTLEANAKQAQGKDRSKDPDSEAGSTETDVSKK, encoded by the exons ATGAAGAACCAAATCACCAGCGCCCTCTCCGACTTCTTCTTTGAGTATGAGACTCCCCGCCAGGTGCTGGTGAGGAACAGGAGGGTAGGAGTGGTGTGCCGGCTCATCCAGCTGGGGGTTCTGGTTTACATCATCGG GTGGGTTTTCATCTATGAGAAAGGTTACCAGTCCACAGACACGGCCGTCAGCTCCGTCTTCACCAAAATGAAAGGAGTGGGCTACACCAACAACAGCGGGGGAGAGAGGGTCTGGGACGTGGCTGATTATGTCTTCCCTTCACAG GGAGACTCATCATTTGTAGTGATGACAAACTATATCATGACTGAGGGTCAGTCAATGGGAACCTGTCCAGAG CTCCCGGGCAAACACAACTGCAATACAGACGCCGACTGTGAAGGAGGGAGTTTCAAACGTACGGGAAACG GAGAAATGACCGGAGTCTGCGTGAACAGGACTAAGACCTGTGAAGTGCTGGCCTGGTGTCCAGTGGAGGACGACCGCGACGTACCAGA TCCTCCGCTGTTGTTGTCTGCAGAGAACTACACTCTGTTCATCAAAAACTCCGTCACGTTCCCCGCATTCGGCGTCTCGAG GAGCAACCTAGTGGAGGACGTCGACTCCAACTACATCAGCAGTTGCCTGTATCATCCACTCAGCGCTCCCCTGTGCCCTATATTCAAACTGGGAGATATTATTAAACTTTCTGGCTTAAACTTTCAAACAGTAGCTAAAGTA GGAGGAGCCATCGGGATCGTGGTCGACTGGACGTGTAACTTTGACGTGCATGTAAAGCACTGTAAACCAGAGTACACCTTTCATGGACTCTATGGAAGCAAAGAAGGCTCTTCAGTGGGCTACAATTTCAG GTTTGCGAGGCATTATATGGAGGACAAAATTCAGAAAAGAACACTTCTGAAAGTGTTTGGCATCAGGTTTGACATCATCGTCCAGTCACTT GCGCGGAAATTTGATATCATCCCTACCCTCACAGCCATCGGCTCTGGAGTGGGAATTTTTGGAGTG GCGACTGTAGTGTGTGACTTGGTGCTGCTCTATTTGCTACCGAAAAGAGAATTTTACAAGAACATGAAATTCAAATACACGGACACACAAGTACAG GACAGCGAGTCGGTTGGTGTAGACACGAACGTCTATTACACCCTCGAAGCAAATGCAAAACAGGCTCAAGGCAAAGACCGGTCCAAA
- the p2rx1 gene encoding P2X purinoceptor 1 isoform X3, which produces MKNQITSALSDFFFEYETPRQVLVRNRRVGVVCRLIQLGVLVYIIGWVFIYEKGYQSTDTAVSSVFTKMKGVGYTNNSGGERVWDVADYVFPSQGDSSFVVMTNYIMTEGQSMGTCPELPGKHNCNTDADCEGGSFKREMTGVCVNRTKTCEVLAWCPVEDDRDVPDPPLLLSAENYTLFIKNSVTFPAFGVSRSNLVEDVDSNYISSCLYHPLSAPLCPIFKLGDIIKLSGLNFQTVAKVGGAIGIVVDWTCNFDVHVKHCKPEYTFHGLYGSKEGSSVGYNFRFARHYMEDKIQKRTLLKVFGIRFDIIVQSLARKFDIIPTLTAIGSGVGIFGVATVVCDLVLLYLLPKREFYKNMKFKYTDTQVQQDSESVGVDTNVYYTLEANAKQAQGKDRSKDPDSEAGSTETDVSKK; this is translated from the exons ATGAAGAACCAAATCACCAGCGCCCTCTCCGACTTCTTCTTTGAGTATGAGACTCCCCGCCAGGTGCTGGTGAGGAACAGGAGGGTAGGAGTGGTGTGCCGGCTCATCCAGCTGGGGGTTCTGGTTTACATCATCGG GTGGGTTTTCATCTATGAGAAAGGTTACCAGTCCACAGACACGGCCGTCAGCTCCGTCTTCACCAAAATGAAAGGAGTGGGCTACACCAACAACAGCGGGGGAGAGAGGGTCTGGGACGTGGCTGATTATGTCTTCCCTTCACAG GGAGACTCATCATTTGTAGTGATGACAAACTATATCATGACTGAGGGTCAGTCAATGGGAACCTGTCCAGAG CTCCCGGGCAAACACAACTGCAATACAGACGCCGACTGTGAAGGAGGGAGTTTCAAAC GAGAAATGACCGGAGTCTGCGTGAACAGGACTAAGACCTGTGAAGTGCTGGCCTGGTGTCCAGTGGAGGACGACCGCGACGTACCAGA TCCTCCGCTGTTGTTGTCTGCAGAGAACTACACTCTGTTCATCAAAAACTCCGTCACGTTCCCCGCATTCGGCGTCTCGAG GAGCAACCTAGTGGAGGACGTCGACTCCAACTACATCAGCAGTTGCCTGTATCATCCACTCAGCGCTCCCCTGTGCCCTATATTCAAACTGGGAGATATTATTAAACTTTCTGGCTTAAACTTTCAAACAGTAGCTAAAGTA GGAGGAGCCATCGGGATCGTGGTCGACTGGACGTGTAACTTTGACGTGCATGTAAAGCACTGTAAACCAGAGTACACCTTTCATGGACTCTATGGAAGCAAAGAAGGCTCTTCAGTGGGCTACAATTTCAG GTTTGCGAGGCATTATATGGAGGACAAAATTCAGAAAAGAACACTTCTGAAAGTGTTTGGCATCAGGTTTGACATCATCGTCCAGTCACTT GCGCGGAAATTTGATATCATCCCTACCCTCACAGCCATCGGCTCTGGAGTGGGAATTTTTGGAGTG GCGACTGTAGTGTGTGACTTGGTGCTGCTCTATTTGCTACCGAAAAGAGAATTTTACAAGAACATGAAATTCAAATACACGGACACACAAGTACAG CAGGACAGCGAGTCGGTTGGTGTAGACACGAACGTCTATTACACCCTCGAAGCAAATGCAAAACAGGCTCAAGGCAAAGACCGGTCCAAA
- the p2rx1 gene encoding P2X purinoceptor 1 isoform X1: protein MKNQITSALSDFFFEYETPRQVLVRNRRVGVVCRLIQLGVLVYIIGWVFIYEKGYQSTDTAVSSVFTKMKGVGYTNNSGGERVWDVADYVFPSQGDSSFVVMTNYIMTEGQSMGTCPELPGKHNCNTDADCEGGSFKRTGNGEMTGVCVNRTKTCEVLAWCPVEDDRDVPDPPLLLSAENYTLFIKNSVTFPAFGVSRSNLVEDVDSNYISSCLYHPLSAPLCPIFKLGDIIKLSGLNFQTVAKVGGAIGIVVDWTCNFDVHVKHCKPEYTFHGLYGSKEGSSVGYNFRFARHYMEDKIQKRTLLKVFGIRFDIIVQSLARKFDIIPTLTAIGSGVGIFGVATVVCDLVLLYLLPKREFYKNMKFKYTDTQVQQDSESVGVDTNVYYTLEANAKQAQGKDRSKDPDSEAGSTETDVSKK, encoded by the exons ATGAAGAACCAAATCACCAGCGCCCTCTCCGACTTCTTCTTTGAGTATGAGACTCCCCGCCAGGTGCTGGTGAGGAACAGGAGGGTAGGAGTGGTGTGCCGGCTCATCCAGCTGGGGGTTCTGGTTTACATCATCGG GTGGGTTTTCATCTATGAGAAAGGTTACCAGTCCACAGACACGGCCGTCAGCTCCGTCTTCACCAAAATGAAAGGAGTGGGCTACACCAACAACAGCGGGGGAGAGAGGGTCTGGGACGTGGCTGATTATGTCTTCCCTTCACAG GGAGACTCATCATTTGTAGTGATGACAAACTATATCATGACTGAGGGTCAGTCAATGGGAACCTGTCCAGAG CTCCCGGGCAAACACAACTGCAATACAGACGCCGACTGTGAAGGAGGGAGTTTCAAACGTACGGGAAACG GAGAAATGACCGGAGTCTGCGTGAACAGGACTAAGACCTGTGAAGTGCTGGCCTGGTGTCCAGTGGAGGACGACCGCGACGTACCAGA TCCTCCGCTGTTGTTGTCTGCAGAGAACTACACTCTGTTCATCAAAAACTCCGTCACGTTCCCCGCATTCGGCGTCTCGAG GAGCAACCTAGTGGAGGACGTCGACTCCAACTACATCAGCAGTTGCCTGTATCATCCACTCAGCGCTCCCCTGTGCCCTATATTCAAACTGGGAGATATTATTAAACTTTCTGGCTTAAACTTTCAAACAGTAGCTAAAGTA GGAGGAGCCATCGGGATCGTGGTCGACTGGACGTGTAACTTTGACGTGCATGTAAAGCACTGTAAACCAGAGTACACCTTTCATGGACTCTATGGAAGCAAAGAAGGCTCTTCAGTGGGCTACAATTTCAG GTTTGCGAGGCATTATATGGAGGACAAAATTCAGAAAAGAACACTTCTGAAAGTGTTTGGCATCAGGTTTGACATCATCGTCCAGTCACTT GCGCGGAAATTTGATATCATCCCTACCCTCACAGCCATCGGCTCTGGAGTGGGAATTTTTGGAGTG GCGACTGTAGTGTGTGACTTGGTGCTGCTCTATTTGCTACCGAAAAGAGAATTTTACAAGAACATGAAATTCAAATACACGGACACACAAGTACAG CAGGACAGCGAGTCGGTTGGTGTAGACACGAACGTCTATTACACCCTCGAAGCAAATGCAAAACAGGCTCAAGGCAAAGACCGGTCCAAA
- the p2rx1 gene encoding P2X purinoceptor 1 isoform X4, which yields MKNQITSALSDFFFEYETPRQVLVRNRRVGVVCRLIQLGVLVYIIGWVFIYEKGYQSTDTAVSSVFTKMKGVGYTNNSGGERVWDVADYVFPSQGDSSFVVMTNYIMTEGQSMGTCPELPGKHNCNTDADCEGGSFKRTGNGEMTGVCVNRTKTCEVLAWCPVEDDRDVPDPPLLLSAENYTLFIKNSVTFPAFGVSRSNLVEDVDSNYISSCLYHPLSAPLCPIFKLGDIIKLSGLNFQTVAKVGGAIGIVVDWTCNFDVHVKHCKPEYTFHGLYGSKEGSSVGYNFRFARHYMEDKIQKRTLLKVFGIRFDIIVQSLARKFDIIPTLTAIGSGVGIFGVATVVCDLVLLYLLPKREFYKNMKFKYTDTQVQDPDSEAGSTETDVSKK from the exons ATGAAGAACCAAATCACCAGCGCCCTCTCCGACTTCTTCTTTGAGTATGAGACTCCCCGCCAGGTGCTGGTGAGGAACAGGAGGGTAGGAGTGGTGTGCCGGCTCATCCAGCTGGGGGTTCTGGTTTACATCATCGG GTGGGTTTTCATCTATGAGAAAGGTTACCAGTCCACAGACACGGCCGTCAGCTCCGTCTTCACCAAAATGAAAGGAGTGGGCTACACCAACAACAGCGGGGGAGAGAGGGTCTGGGACGTGGCTGATTATGTCTTCCCTTCACAG GGAGACTCATCATTTGTAGTGATGACAAACTATATCATGACTGAGGGTCAGTCAATGGGAACCTGTCCAGAG CTCCCGGGCAAACACAACTGCAATACAGACGCCGACTGTGAAGGAGGGAGTTTCAAACGTACGGGAAACG GAGAAATGACCGGAGTCTGCGTGAACAGGACTAAGACCTGTGAAGTGCTGGCCTGGTGTCCAGTGGAGGACGACCGCGACGTACCAGA TCCTCCGCTGTTGTTGTCTGCAGAGAACTACACTCTGTTCATCAAAAACTCCGTCACGTTCCCCGCATTCGGCGTCTCGAG GAGCAACCTAGTGGAGGACGTCGACTCCAACTACATCAGCAGTTGCCTGTATCATCCACTCAGCGCTCCCCTGTGCCCTATATTCAAACTGGGAGATATTATTAAACTTTCTGGCTTAAACTTTCAAACAGTAGCTAAAGTA GGAGGAGCCATCGGGATCGTGGTCGACTGGACGTGTAACTTTGACGTGCATGTAAAGCACTGTAAACCAGAGTACACCTTTCATGGACTCTATGGAAGCAAAGAAGGCTCTTCAGTGGGCTACAATTTCAG GTTTGCGAGGCATTATATGGAGGACAAAATTCAGAAAAGAACACTTCTGAAAGTGTTTGGCATCAGGTTTGACATCATCGTCCAGTCACTT GCGCGGAAATTTGATATCATCCCTACCCTCACAGCCATCGGCTCTGGAGTGGGAATTTTTGGAGTG GCGACTGTAGTGTGTGACTTGGTGCTGCTCTATTTGCTACCGAAAAGAGAATTTTACAAGAACATGAAATTCAAATACACGGACACACAAGTACAG
- the dhx33 gene encoding ATP-dependent RNA helicase DHX33: MPHDPDPPPAKRFKPGSVFFRLDKNKPGMLLPRKGNASTPIDVQRKQLPIYQAKPQLLSQLRQLHGAVLIGETGSGKTTQIPQYLYEAGIGRLGMIAITQPRRVAAISLAGRVAEEKRTQLGKLVGYTVRFEDVTSPETKLKFMTDGMLLREAIGDPLLLRYTVVVLDEAHERTVHTDVLFGVVKTAQRRRKELNKIPLKVIVMSATMDVDLFSEYFNKSPVLYLEGRQHPIQIYYTKQPQSDYLQAALVSIFQIHQEAPSSHDILVFMTGQEEIEALARTCRDIAKHLPDSCGPMVVIPLYASLPPTQQLRVFLPAPKGCRKVILSTNIAETSVTISGIKYVIDTGMVKAKRFNPDSGLEVLAVQRVSKAQAWQRAGRAGREDSGFCYRLYTEQEFDNLVPTTVPEIQRCNLAGVMLQLMALGIPDVTNFDFMSKPSPEAIRSAVDHLELLGAVEKKDGQVFLTTLGKKMASFPLEPRYAKTILLSPDYSCSEEILSIVSLLSVDTVLYNPPARRDEVLAVRKKFMSSEGDHMTLLNIYRAFKKVGGNKEWCRENFVNSRNMGLVKDVQAQLKEICLKLNLKLESCGADTASVRRCLAHGMFVNAAELQPDGSYLALDTHQPVAIHPSSVLFQAKPAYVVFNELLHTSRCYMRDLCLVDADWLLDAAPEYFGRKLHLNKS; this comes from the exons ATGCCTCACGACCCCGACCCTCCTCCGGCTAAAAGATTCAAGCCGGGATCCGTGTTTTTCCGCCTCGATAAGAACAAGCCTGGAATGCTGCTGCCTAGAAAGGGAAATGCGAGCACTCCGATAGACGTCCAGAGGAAGCAGCTTCCCATCTATCAAGCGAAGCCTCAGCTCCTGAGCCAGCTGAGGCAGCTGCACGGTGCTGTCCTCATAG GTGAGACCGGCTCTGGGAAGACCACTCAGATCCCTCAGTATCTGTACGAGGCTGGCATCGGGCGGCTGGGCATGATCGCTATCACTCAGCCCCGAAGAGTTGCTGCCATCTCACTGGCAGGAAGGGTGGCAGAGGAGAAGAGGACTCAGCTGGGGAAGCTG GTTGGCTACACGGTGCGTTTCGAGGATGTCACCTCCCCTGAGACAAAGCTGAAGTTCATGACTGATGGTATGCTCCTGCGCGAGGCCATCGGAGACCCCCTGCTGCTGCGCTACACTGTGGTGGTCCTGGATGAAGCTCATGAGCGCACTGTGCACACCGACGTGCTCTTTGGTGTGGTTAAGACGGCTCAGCGCAGGCGCAAGGAGCTTAACAAGATTCCCTTGAAG GTCATAGTGATGTCGGCCACGATGGATGTGGATCTGTTCTCCGAGTACTTCAACAAGTCCCCCGTGTTGTACTTGGAAGGCAGGCAGCACCCCATTCAGATCTACTACACCAAACAGCCACAGTCAGACTACCTGCAGGCTGCTCTGGTCTCCATCTTCCAGATCCATCAG GAGGCTCCTTCATCACACGACATCTTAGTCTTCATGACGGGCCAGGAGGAGATTGAGGCACTGGCGAGGACGTGTCGGGACATCGCCAAGCATCTGCCTGACAGCTGTGGCCCGATGGTAGTTATCCCACTATATGCATCTCTGCCCCCAACACAGCAGCTCAGGGTCTTCCTGCCAGCTCCAAAG GGCTGCAGGAAAGTCATTCTCTCCACAAACATCGCCGAGACATCAGTTACAATCTCTGGGATCAAATACGTCATAGACACGGGGATGGTGAAGGCCAAACGCTTCAATCCAG ACAGCGGCCTGGAGGTGTTGGCGGTGCAGCGTGTTTCCAAAGCGCAGGCGTGGCAGCGAGCAGGCCGGGCTGGCAGGGAGGACTCTGGCTTCTGCTATCGTCTTTACACTGAGCAGGAATTTGACAACCTCGTCCCCACGACTGTTCCTGAGATTCAGAG GTGTAACTTGGCAGGTGTGATGCTGCAGCTCATGGCTCTGGGGATTCCAGACGTGACAAACTTTGATTTCATGTCCAAGCCTTCTCCAG AGGCCATCCGTTCTGCTGTGGATCATTTGGAGCTGTTGGgagctgtggagaagaaggacgGGCAGGTTTTCCTCACCACTCTGGGAAAGAAGATGGCGAGCTTCCCTCTGGAGCCCAGATATGCCAAA ACCATCCTGCTGTCCCCGGACTACTCGTGTTCCGAGGAGATTTTGAGCATCGTGTCGCTGCTGTCTGTGGACACCGTGCTGTACAACCCTCCGGCCCGGCGGGACGAGGTGCTTGCAGTGCGCAAGAAGTTCATGTCCAGTGAAGGAGACCACATGACGCTGCTAAACATTTACAGAGCGTTCAAGAAAGTCGGTGGCAACAAG GAGTGGTGTCGGGAGAACTTTGTCAACAGCAGGAACATGGGCCTCGTGAAAGACGTCCAGGCACAACTTAAAGAAATCTGCCTTAAG CTGAACCTGAAACTGGAATCGTGTGGAGCAGACACGGCGAGCGTTCGCCGCTGCCTTGCCCACGGGATGTTTGTCAACGCTGCAGAGCTGCAGCCCGACGGCAGCTACTTGGCTCTAGACACCCACCAGCCCGTGGCCATCCACCCGTCCTCCGTCCTTTTCCAGGCCAAGCCAGCGTACGTGGTCTTCAACGAGCTGCTGCACACCTCCCGCTGCTACATGAGAGACCTCTGTTTGGTCGACGCCGACTGGCTGCTGGATGCAGCGCCCGAGTACTTTGGCCGCAAGCTCCACCTCAACAAGAGCTAA